The following nucleotide sequence is from Kosmotoga arenicorallina S304.
TGAAACAAAGGAAGATGTTGTCCTTTCAACAGCCGGAAGGGTAATGGCATTACGACATCACGGCAAATCTGCTTTCTTTGTTTTGAAAGACGATACAGGGAGAATACAGGCTTATATTCGAAAAGATTCCGTAGGTGATGAGAATTTCAAGGTCTTCAAGAAGCACGTAAGCCTTGGGGATTTTGTGGGAATTGAAGGGTTTCCCTTCAGAACGCATACCGGAGAAATGTCCATTTTCGTTCATAGATTCGAAATCCTCTCAAAAGCAATTAGAATGCTCCCGGAAAAATGGCATGGGTTGAAAGACAAAGAAATCATTTACAGACAGCGTTATGTTGAAATGCTCTCCAGCGATGAGGCTCTGGAAAGGTTCAAAAAGAGATTCGAGCTTTTGAGGCTAATAAGGGAGTTTCTCAATCAAAGGGGATTTGTTGAAGTAGAAACGCCTGTATTGCATTCAGTTACCGGTGGCGCTTCTGCAAGGCCTTTTATCACCCATATAAATGTTTTTGATGTCGATATGTACATGCGAATTGCGGAAGAGCTTTATCTAAAACGTTATCTTGTAGGCGGTTTTGAAAAAATCTACGAAATAGGAAAAAATTTCAGAAACGAAGGGATTTCTTATAAGCATCACCCGGAATTTACCATGATGGAGATATATCAAGCATATGCAGATTATGGCGACATGATGGAATTAACAGAAGCCCTAATAAGCTCTGTTGTCGAAAAGCTAACCGGAGGGACAGTTATTAAATACCAGGGAAAAGAAATCGACTTTTCAAGGCCCTGGCGCAAAGTGAAGATGAAGGATTTCATAAAAGAACGCCTCGGTGTGGATATTCTTGAAGACAGCGATGAAGAGCTTCTTGAAGTGTTGCAAAGCCATGATAATGTACCTGAAATCAAGGAAAGAGGGCATTTGATTGAAAAATTGTGGGATCTTGTCGAAGACGAACTCGTAAATCCAACCTTCGTGCTGGAACACCCGGTAATCATTTCGCCTCTTGCGAAGAAACATCGTAATGACCCCCGTGTAACTGAGCGTTTTGAGCTAGTGATAAATGGTATGGAATGTGCTAACGCTTTCAGCGAATTGAATGATCCCATCGAACAGCACAAGAGATTTCTCCACCAGGCTGGATTAAGAGATGCTGGTGATGCGGAAGCACATATGATGGATATGGATTTTATAAGAGCTCTCGAATACGGAATGCCTCCTACAGGTGGACTGGGAATCGGCCTGGATAGGATATTGATGTTCATAACCGACTCGCCGAACATAAGGGATATAATTCCCTTCCCGCTTGTGAGGCCCGTGAGCTTTGCGGAAGAGGAAATTGCAGCCGAACAGGCTTCTGAGAGCGAAAAGGAGGAATGATATGAGCCTCTATGATAGCATTCAATCGGAAATTAAAACCGCTATGAAAGAAAAAGACCATGTGAAGCTCAACACTCTGAGATCGATTGTGGCATCTATCAAGAATTTTCTTGCTTCTTCAGCCGAAGCCAGAGAAAAAGGTGTTACAGATGAAATAGTGCAGAATATTGTACTGAAAGAAGCTAAAAAGCGCGAAGAATCAATCAATGCATATAAGGCAGCCGGCAGGGAGGAGCTTGCGGCTGCTGAAGAAGCCGAACTTAACATACTCAAAAAATTCATGCCCAGCATGCTGTCTGAGAATGAAATAAGGAAATTGGCTATTGAAGTCATAGATGAAATAGGTGCTTCAAAGCCATCCGATCTGGGAAATGTAATGAAAGAACTCATGCCCCGAGTAAAGGGAAAGGCCGATGGAAAGACCGTTAATCGGATTGTGCGAGAACTCCTTGAAAGCAGGTAAGTGAATGAAAGTCGATGTACTAATTGCTGAAATTGGTAGTACCACAACGGTAATTTCAGCTTTTGCGTCCGATGCCTCCGGGAAATTAAGGTTTCTTTCTCAAGGCGAGCATTACACCACCGTAGATGCCGGTGATGTAACTATCGGGATTGAAAAAGCGATTTCAATCCTCAAAAAGCGATTAGCTGTTAACTCACTTGATTGGAATATGTTCCTTGCCACAAGTAGTGCGGCTGGAGGGCTGAAAATGACAGTCCATGGCCTTGTTTATGATATGACTGTGAAGGCCGCCCGTGAAGCCGCTTTAGGAGCAGGCGCTGTAATAAAGTATGTATCAGCTGGAAAATTAAGCAGCAGGGATCTGGAACATATTGTCGAAGTTGACCCAAGAGTGATTCTCCTTGCTGGCGGTGTCGATTATGGAGAGCGGGAAACAGTTATACACAATGCAAAACTTCTTTCTGAGCTTCCTCTAAGCATACCGGTGATCTACGCGGGAAATATTGCGGCCACGGAAACAGTAACGGAGATATTGACATCTGCTGGAAAGACTGTTCATATAGCTGAAAACGTTTATCCACGGATTGATCAGCTGAATGTGGAACCTACTCGCGAGATCATAAGAAAGGCTTTCGCTGAAAATATTATCAAGGCACCCGGCATGGAGAGAATTTATTCGGTTGTTGATAAAAATGTAATTCCCACTCCCGCGGCTGTTATGCTAACTACCGGGTTGATTGCCGAACACTATGAGGATGTTCTCGTAGTTGATATTGGAGGCGCTACCACTGATGTTGATTCCTACACACAGGGTGACCCGGAAATTCAGAAAATGTTAGTTGCACCCGAACCTCTTGCCAAGCGCACCGTTGAAGGAGATTTAGGGGTGTTCGTTAACGCCAGGCATGTTATAGATCACATAGGAGAGCACCAGCTTCGTTCTGAATTTGCAGATTATGATGATTTACTGAGCAGCATCTCCCCTTATCCAAAAGACAGGAGATCTGAGGAATTTATCGCGAGGCTCGCCAAGTATTGCTTTGAGACTGCTATTAGAAGGCATGCAGGGAGGATTAGGCAGCTCTATGGACCTACCGGGCGCATAGAAGTTGCAGAAGGAAAGGATCTCACGGCAATAAAACTGCTTCTGGGAACAGGTGGTGTTTTGACGCGTTCACATTTCAGGGAGAAGATAATGGGCTCTGTTAAAAATCTTGCCCGAAAACACATAAAGGAATTACTCCCAAGGTCTGACGTGAAACTGGGATATGATAAAAACTATATTTTTGCTGCAATAGGTGTCCTTTCGAAGATTGACAGAGCGCTTGCGATGGATTTAATTGAGGATGACCTTTGCTTTTTAGCTAAATGAGAAAACTTGACACCATTTTTCTTGAGTGTTAGAATTCTACTGTAAGCGGGTGTAGCTCAGCTGGTAGAGCATCAGCTTCCCAAGCTGAGGGTCGCGGGTTCGAGTCCCGTCGCCCGCTCCACAAAAAAGCGCGCTTTTTGCGCGCTTTGTTTTTTCGGCGGGAACTATTATTGGCTGTATTTTCTCAATAAATCCGTTAAGGCTTCTCTAAGGAGAGCAGATTCGGTCTTTTTCAACCGGTTTGCCAGCCTAGAGAGTTTCTCAAGCTGAGACTTTGGATAATAGCTTGATTTCAGAGACATCTTTTGTTTACCCTCAGCGGGAGCAAAGATCATTCTGTTTCGTCCCTGCTTTTTTGCTGTAAACATCCCATCTTCAAGAACATGAATCAAGCCATCGACACTTGAAGCGCTTCTGGGGATGTCAGCCACAGCACCTGATACCGTAAATTTAATTAAATGTTTGCCACACTCGAGTTCCACCTTTTCGATTTGCTTCCTGACATCTTCCAGTTCCATCAGCAAAGTTTCCGCTGTATGCTCTGTGCTCATTACAAAGAATTCATCGCCTGCTCTTTCAATGATCATACCATCCGGTAAACTCTCTCTAAGGATGTCATCAATGAATTTGATTACTTCATCTCCGCATTTTCTGCCATAATTCTCATTGATGTTGTAGAAGTTGTCGATATCCAGATTCCCCACAGCAAGACTGCCCGAAGCATGTGCCCTGTCAAATATTTCCCTTATTTTTTCAAAGGGTGTTGGCATTTTTCGACTCCTCCTTTTCGTATGATGTCAATATAATTATATACATATATGTATATTTATATATTACGCAGTTATGATATATGTTACTTTTTCTTGAATATTACTTATGAATTCTCGAGGGTATAGTGAAGCAGAATGGTATTAGATGAAAGCTTTTTAATCTCTGAAAGCTTTAAAGAAAGGTCTCGCTTGCTAAATTGAAAGTGCACTTCTCCACTGAGAAAGAGGGGTTCAATGGTCAGGAATATGTCCGTTACAAGACCTTTCTCCAAAAACAGGGAGTAAATTTGAGGGCCACCGATTACGGCTATGTTATCGTAACCGAGTTTATGAATGTGGTCAATAAGCGTTTCTGGATTCATATCTGTGATAATTAGATTTTCCGATGAAATCTTTTCATATAACCAGGGCTTTCTGCTCATTACCACATTCAATCTACCCGGGAGAGGAGTGTAATTGAGAGTTTCAAAGGTTTT
It contains:
- a CDS encoding GlmL-related ornithine degradation protein — encoded protein: MKVDVLIAEIGSTTTVISAFASDASGKLRFLSQGEHYTTVDAGDVTIGIEKAISILKKRLAVNSLDWNMFLATSSAAGGLKMTVHGLVYDMTVKAAREAALGAGAVIKYVSAGKLSSRDLEHIVEVDPRVILLAGGVDYGERETVIHNAKLLSELPLSIPVIYAGNIAATETVTEILTSAGKTVHIAENVYPRIDQLNVEPTREIIRKAFAENIIKAPGMERIYSVVDKNVIPTPAAVMLTTGLIAEHYEDVLVVDIGGATTDVDSYTQGDPEIQKMLVAPEPLAKRTVEGDLGVFVNARHVIDHIGEHQLRSEFADYDDLLSSISPYPKDRRSEEFIARLAKYCFETAIRRHAGRIRQLYGPTGRIEVAEGKDLTAIKLLLGTGGVLTRSHFREKIMGSVKNLARKHIKELLPRSDVKLGYDKNYIFAAIGVLSKIDRALAMDLIEDDLCFLAK
- a CDS encoding diguanylate cyclase, whose translation is MPTPFEKIREIFDRAHASGSLAVGNLDIDNFYNINENYGRKCGDEVIKFIDDILRESLPDGMIIERAGDEFFVMSTEHTAETLLMELEDVRKQIEKVELECGKHLIKFTVSGAVADIPRSASSVDGLIHVLEDGMFTAKKQGRNRMIFAPAEGKQKMSLKSSYYPKSQLEKLSRLANRLKKTESALLREALTDLLRKYSQ
- a CDS encoding GatB/YqeY domain-containing protein codes for the protein MSLYDSIQSEIKTAMKEKDHVKLNTLRSIVASIKNFLASSAEAREKGVTDEIVQNIVLKEAKKREESINAYKAAGREELAAAEEAELNILKKFMPSMLSENEIRKLAIEVIDEIGASKPSDLGNVMKELMPRVKGKADGKTVNRIVRELLESR
- a CDS encoding dihydrofolate reductase family protein translates to MPKVAIIAVMSVNGVLSRKKEHSVDWSSSEDKGFFKQITLKMGVVIMGRKTFETLNYTPLPGRLNVVMSRKPWLYEKISSENLIITDMNPETLIDHIHKLGYDNIAVIGGPQIYSLFLEKGLVTDIFLTIEPLFLSGEVHFQFSKRDLSLKLSEIKKLSSNTILLHYTLENS
- the lysS gene encoding lysine--tRNA ligase yields the protein MNEEIRQQKIQNITELRELGIEPYPYRFNKTHSASKVKEEFDYLEASETKEDVVLSTAGRVMALRHHGKSAFFVLKDDTGRIQAYIRKDSVGDENFKVFKKHVSLGDFVGIEGFPFRTHTGEMSIFVHRFEILSKAIRMLPEKWHGLKDKEIIYRQRYVEMLSSDEALERFKKRFELLRLIREFLNQRGFVEVETPVLHSVTGGASARPFITHINVFDVDMYMRIAEELYLKRYLVGGFEKIYEIGKNFRNEGISYKHHPEFTMMEIYQAYADYGDMMELTEALISSVVEKLTGGTVIKYQGKEIDFSRPWRKVKMKDFIKERLGVDILEDSDEELLEVLQSHDNVPEIKERGHLIEKLWDLVEDELVNPTFVLEHPVIISPLAKKHRNDPRVTERFELVINGMECANAFSELNDPIEQHKRFLHQAGLRDAGDAEAHMMDMDFIRALEYGMPPTGGLGIGLDRILMFITDSPNIRDIIPFPLVRPVSFAEEEIAAEQASESEKEE